Proteins found in one Candidatus Methylomirabilota bacterium genomic segment:
- a CDS encoding SDR family NAD(P)-dependent oxidoreductase, with product MSANTRPVAVVVGATSKWQADGRNTKLAHGKALDDRDVPVGVRWGVGGAIAQKFAREGFVTVLTTRKAANAAPLEKAIQEHGGTAFTVELDLVSQDSITKAFATIRERAGDPAVLVYNAGYLEGRDLPPDKELLEHVPLDIFETAQHIASRGPFLVAKEVLPAMRKRGHGSFLISNNASSLRGRKRLTGQSLYYPRVMMRTLAQVLTEEYSEHGVHVANVVIDGLIDSPGTRALARAREHPEIVMNPEKIAEAFYYLHTQDRSCWTHELQLTPYSTKPSF from the coding sequence ATGAGCGCGAACACTCGACCCGTCGCCGTCGTCGTGGGGGCCACGTCCAAGTGGCAAGCAGATGGCCGCAACACCAAGCTGGCGCACGGCAAGGCGCTGGACGACCGTGACGTGCCGGTCGGCGTGCGCTGGGGCGTGGGCGGCGCCATCGCCCAGAAGTTCGCCCGGGAAGGCTTCGTGACCGTGCTGACGACCCGCAAGGCCGCGAACGCGGCTCCGCTCGAGAAGGCCATTCAGGAGCATGGCGGCACGGCCTTCACCGTCGAGCTGGACCTCGTGTCGCAGGACTCGATCACGAAGGCGTTCGCCACCATTCGCGAGCGGGCGGGCGATCCCGCGGTGCTCGTCTACAACGCGGGCTATCTCGAGGGGCGTGACCTTCCGCCCGACAAGGAGCTGCTGGAGCACGTGCCGCTGGACATCTTCGAGACCGCGCAGCACATCGCGAGCCGTGGCCCCTTCCTCGTCGCCAAGGAAGTCCTCCCGGCGATGCGGAAGCGCGGCCACGGCTCCTTCCTCATCTCGAACAACGCCTCGTCGCTGCGGGGCCGCAAGCGCCTCACCGGGCAGTCGCTGTACTACCCGCGCGTGATGATGCGCACGCTGGCGCAGGTGCTCACGGAGGAGTACTCCGAGCACGGCGTCCACGTGGCCAACGTCGTGATCGACGGCCTTATCGACTCGCCGGGCACCCGCGCGCTGGCCCGGGCGCGGGAGCATCCCGAGATCGTGATGAACCCCGAGAAGATCGCGGAGGCCTTTTACTACCTCCACACACAGGACCGATCCTGCTGGACGCATGAGCTCCAGCTCACGCCCTACTCGACCAAGCCGAGCTTCTAG
- a CDS encoding CoA transferase, producing MARFLEGIRVIDAANFIAGPVSTTMMADFGADVIKVEPPTGDVYRVRGSGYPASVYNYPWIVDNRTKRSVAIDLRTEDGQRLLRRLVKDVDVFVTNAPLDSRARLRVRYEDLAPLNPRLVYASISAYGEAGEEASKPGFDSIALWARTGLMDLVRASPDVPPARSLPGMGDHPTGTALFAAIMAGLFQRERTGRGTKVSTSLLANGLWMNAIPVQGILCGVRTEVRPPREEAISALANMYRCRDGRWFMLTITGDERHWEPFARGIGREDLLTDPRFATRAARHTNARVLTGLLDELFASRDWAAWSPILETTGVAFGVVATLDDIPRDEQMRASGALVPTDDPRFGASHTVSSPLQVGDADKAPATFAPEIGQHTVEVLRAAGIAAAEIERLLGAGVIAQAGR from the coding sequence ATGGCGCGCTTCCTCGAGGGCATCCGCGTGATCGACGCGGCCAACTTCATCGCGGGTCCGGTCTCGACCACGATGATGGCGGACTTCGGCGCCGACGTCATCAAGGTGGAGCCGCCCACCGGAGACGTCTACCGCGTGCGCGGCTCCGGATATCCGGCGAGCGTGTACAACTATCCCTGGATCGTCGACAACCGCACCAAGCGGAGCGTCGCCATCGACCTCCGCACGGAGGACGGGCAGCGGCTCCTGCGCCGTCTGGTGAAGGACGTCGACGTGTTCGTGACCAACGCGCCGCTGGACTCGCGGGCGCGGCTCCGCGTGCGCTACGAGGACCTCGCCCCACTGAACCCGCGCCTGGTCTATGCGTCGATCAGCGCCTACGGCGAGGCGGGTGAGGAGGCCAGCAAGCCCGGCTTCGACAGCATCGCGCTCTGGGCCCGCACCGGGCTCATGGACCTGGTGCGTGCCTCACCGGACGTGCCCCCTGCCCGCTCGCTCCCGGGCATGGGCGATCACCCCACCGGGACCGCGCTCTTCGCCGCGATCATGGCGGGGCTCTTTCAGCGCGAGCGCACCGGGCGCGGCACCAAGGTCTCGACCTCGCTCCTGGCCAACGGACTCTGGATGAACGCGATCCCCGTGCAGGGCATCCTCTGCGGCGTGCGTACGGAGGTGCGCCCGCCCCGCGAGGAGGCGATCAGCGCCCTCGCCAACATGTACCGGTGCCGCGACGGACGCTGGTTCATGCTCACGATCACGGGCGACGAGCGCCACTGGGAGCCCTTCGCGCGGGGGATCGGCCGCGAGGACCTCCTGACCGATCCGCGCTTCGCGACACGGGCCGCCCGCCACACCAACGCGCGAGTCCTCACCGGCCTGCTCGACGAGCTGTTCGCCAGCCGGGACTGGGCGGCGTGGTCGCCAATTCTGGAAACGACCGGCGTGGCGTTCGGCGTGGTCGCGACTCTCGACGACATTCCCCGCGACGAGCAGATGCGCGCGAGCGGCGCGCTCGTGCCGACCGACGACCCGCGGTTCGGCGCCTCCCACACCGTGTCGAGCCCGCTCCAGGTCGGCGACGCGGACAAGGCGCCGGCGACCTTCGCCCCCGAGATCGGGCAGCACACCGTCGAGGTGCTGCGCGCCGCCGGGATCGCCGCCGCGGAGATCGAGCGCCTCCTCGGAGCCGGCGTCATCGCCCAAGCCGGGCGCTAG
- a CDS encoding ABC transporter substrate-binding protein produces MIVTRRTFLAGLVPVATVATSPAASWSQPRARLGYLSGGHKDENAANTVDILRAGLRELGWRAGDNLLIEERYAGGDSASLPRLARELVAQRPDVLACTGSTETRALQAATGTIPIVFLQVAADPVAAGFVQTIVRPGRNITGFTQAPQFLWSKRIALLTDVLGRPPRRLAWLGTPGNTTTATSWPDARDAAAQFKCDVIRVDASGRADLERAFEMIKGRDALLVQFDFLFAVERRRIAELAARHRIPAIYENRMQVLGGGLMSYGADLRENYRQGAGYVHRILNGSVVGDLPVVQPSRFEFVLNLKAARALGLKITPVFLARADEVVE; encoded by the coding sequence ATGATCGTGACGCGACGCACATTCCTGGCCGGACTGGTACCCGTCGCTACCGTCGCTACCTCGCCAGCCGCGAGCTGGAGTCAACCTCGCGCGCGCCTTGGCTATCTGTCGGGCGGTCACAAGGACGAGAATGCCGCGAACACGGTGGACATCCTGCGTGCGGGCCTTCGCGAGCTCGGATGGCGTGCCGGCGACAACCTCCTGATCGAGGAACGCTATGCGGGCGGGGACTCCGCAAGCCTCCCGCGCCTGGCCCGAGAGCTGGTCGCGCAGCGTCCCGATGTGCTCGCCTGCACGGGCTCGACGGAGACGCGCGCGCTTCAAGCCGCGACGGGCACGATTCCGATCGTGTTCCTGCAGGTCGCGGCGGATCCGGTGGCCGCCGGCTTCGTCCAGACCATCGTGCGCCCGGGGCGCAACATTACTGGCTTCACGCAGGCACCGCAGTTTCTGTGGAGCAAGCGGATCGCGCTGCTGACGGACGTCCTCGGCCGCCCGCCCCGCCGTCTCGCCTGGCTCGGCACTCCAGGTAATACGACGACCGCGACGAGTTGGCCCGATGCCCGTGACGCGGCGGCTCAGTTCAAGTGCGACGTGATCCGTGTGGACGCCAGCGGACGGGCCGACCTCGAGCGCGCCTTCGAGATGATCAAGGGCCGGGACGCGCTGCTGGTGCAGTTCGACTTCTTGTTTGCGGTCGAGCGGCGTCGCATAGCCGAGCTCGCGGCTCGCCATCGGATCCCCGCCATCTACGAGAATCGGATGCAGGTGCTGGGCGGCGGGCTCATGTCCTATGGGGCCGATCTGCGGGAGAACTACCGGCAAGGCGCGGGGTACGTGCACCGCATCCTCAACGGGTCGGTAGTGGGGGACCTGCCCGTGGTGCAGCCGAGCCGCTTCGAGTTCGTGCTCAACTTGAAGGCCGCCCGGGCGCTTGGCCTGAAGATCACGCCGGTCTTCCTCGCGCGCGCGGACGAGGTCGTCGAGTAG
- a CDS encoding trypsin-like peptidase domain-containing protein, which yields MRRRGGLGLALLMALPLIAPTPGAGETLGEAYRRVNPSVVVIRAKGEELTEDGFARFREIGSGVLISADGKIATAAHVVHTMNEIMVEFLGEDPVPARVISSEPRADISIIQAEVVPRDAAVAKLVDSDSVRVGDPVFIVGAPYGLGHSLSQGVISARWEPNTVTKDFPLAEFFQTDAVINTGNSGGPMFSRAGDLIGIVSHNISKSGGSEGLGFVVTANTVRTLLLEKNRRFYGLDAVLLTGEMAEAFKLPQAGGFLIKQVVKGTISDQMGLRGGARMALVDGKPVPVGGDIILSVQGITTASNEDLGKVLKSLETLKPGDDLRVTIFRDEKVEELSTKLPGQ from the coding sequence ATGCGCCGCCGTGGCGGCCTCGGGCTGGCCTTGCTGATGGCCCTGCCCCTGATCGCGCCGACGCCGGGGGCCGGCGAGACGCTCGGCGAGGCGTACCGTCGGGTGAATCCCTCGGTAGTCGTAATCCGGGCAAAGGGGGAAGAGCTCACCGAGGACGGATTCGCGCGCTTCCGCGAAATCGGCTCCGGCGTGCTGATCTCTGCCGACGGCAAGATCGCCACCGCCGCACACGTGGTCCACACGATGAACGAGATCATGGTCGAGTTCCTCGGCGAGGACCCCGTACCCGCACGCGTGATCAGCTCCGAGCCTCGGGCGGACATCTCGATCATCCAGGCAGAGGTGGTTCCCCGCGACGCCGCGGTAGCCAAGCTCGTCGATTCCGATTCGGTCCGGGTCGGCGACCCGGTCTTCATCGTCGGCGCGCCGTATGGACTGGGCCATTCCCTGAGCCAAGGCGTCATCAGCGCCCGCTGGGAGCCGAACACCGTCACCAAGGACTTCCCCCTGGCCGAGTTCTTCCAGACCGACGCGGTGATCAACACCGGCAACTCCGGCGGCCCCATGTTCAGCCGCGCCGGCGACCTGATCGGCATCGTCAGCCACAACATCAGCAAGTCGGGGGGCAGCGAGGGCCTCGGGTTCGTCGTCACCGCGAACACCGTGCGCACGCTGCTGCTCGAGAAGAACCGCCGCTTCTACGGGCTGGACGCGGTCCTGCTCACCGGCGAGATGGCCGAGGCGTTCAAGCTCCCGCAGGCGGGGGGCTTCCTCATCAAGCAGGTCGTGAAGGGCACGATCAGCGACCAGATGGGGCTCCGCGGGGGTGCCCGCATGGCGCTGGTCGACGGCAAGCCGGTCCCGGTGGGCGGGGACATCATCCTCTCCGTCCAGGGCATCACCACCGCCAGCAACGAGGATCTTGGCAAGGTCCTCAAGTCCCTCGAGACCCTCAAGCCGGGGGACGATCTCCGCGTGACGATCTTCCGCGACGAGAAGGTGGAAGAGCTCAGCACGAAGCTGCCGGGCCAGTAG
- a CDS encoding amino acid ABC transporter substrate-binding protein: MSLKLAFALILLLAAAGPAAAQEIRPTLDKIKETGVITLGHRETARPFSFIGSDGKPTGYSVDLCLQVVAGLRQTLKLPELKVAWLAVTPADRISKLVKGAIDLECGSTTITFSRMEQVAFSHMIFVDGGSLLATAQSGISTLKDLGGKRVGLIPHTTTEKALAQAMSAAGVQATIVTVTIHGEGLRALEEGKIDAYASDRILLAGLQSAAKDPAKLKLSSEFFSYEPYALMLRRGDNAFQANVNRTLSHLYRSGLVQIYERWLGPFADASPLVKALYLLHTWPD, encoded by the coding sequence ATGTCACTCAAGCTCGCCTTCGCGCTCATCCTGCTGCTCGCCGCCGCCGGTCCGGCCGCGGCCCAGGAGATTCGCCCCACGCTCGACAAGATCAAGGAGACGGGGGTCATCACCTTGGGCCACCGCGAGACCGCGCGGCCTTTCTCATTCATTGGCAGCGACGGCAAGCCGACCGGCTACTCGGTCGATCTCTGCCTGCAGGTGGTCGCCGGACTGCGACAGACCCTGAAGCTGCCCGAGCTCAAGGTCGCGTGGCTGGCGGTGACACCCGCCGATCGCATCTCGAAGCTGGTCAAGGGCGCGATCGATCTCGAGTGCGGCTCGACCACCATCACCTTCAGCCGGATGGAGCAGGTCGCCTTCAGCCACATGATCTTCGTCGACGGCGGTAGCCTGCTCGCCACCGCCCAGTCCGGCATCAGCACGCTGAAGGATCTCGGCGGAAAGCGGGTCGGGCTCATCCCGCACACGACCACCGAGAAGGCCCTCGCGCAGGCGATGTCAGCCGCCGGCGTCCAGGCCACCATCGTTACCGTGACCATTCATGGCGAGGGACTTCGGGCGCTCGAGGAAGGCAAGATCGACGCCTACGCGTCGGACCGCATTCTCCTCGCTGGACTCCAGTCGGCCGCGAAGGACCCGGCGAAGCTCAAGCTGAGCTCCGAGTTCTTCTCGTACGAGCCGTACGCGCTCATGCTGCGCCGGGGTGACAACGCCTTCCAGGCCAATGTGAACCGCACGCTCTCGCATCTCTACCGCTCCGGGCTGGTTCAGATCTACGAGCGCTGGCTCGGACCCTTCGCCGACGCGAGCCCGCTCGTGAAGGCGCTCTACCTCCTCCACACTTGGCCGGACTGA
- a CDS encoding SDR family oxidoreductase, which yields MPWSPDGNALRGRLAIVAGATRGAGRGIAAALGEMGATVVCTGRSTRDGGPTRSDYRDRPETIEETAELVTRLGGTGIAMAVDHLERAQVKSLAERIRAKHGHVDVLVNDIWGAEVLKGGPAEWNTPIWRHDLEKGLRIVRLGLETHLVTSHYLLPLVIDRPGGLLIEVTDGTTDYNAAHYRISVFYDLVKVAVNRLAFSQGHELKAHGATAVAITPGWLRSEMMLDNFGVTEDTWRDAPGRSAPPAFAHSESPRFVGRAVAALAADPDRARWNQQSVTSGQLAAAYGFTDVDGSQPDIWRGMD from the coding sequence ATGCCGTGGTCACCCGATGGGAATGCCCTGCGCGGCCGTCTGGCTATCGTGGCCGGCGCGACGCGCGGTGCGGGGCGGGGGATCGCCGCCGCCCTGGGCGAGATGGGCGCCACTGTCGTGTGCACCGGCCGCAGCACGCGGGACGGGGGGCCGACCCGCTCCGACTACCGTGATCGGCCGGAGACCATCGAGGAGACGGCCGAGCTGGTCACCCGCCTCGGCGGCACGGGGATCGCGATGGCCGTCGACCATCTCGAGCGCGCCCAGGTCAAGTCGCTGGCCGAGCGGATCCGCGCCAAACACGGTCACGTCGACGTGCTCGTCAACGACATCTGGGGCGCGGAGGTGCTCAAGGGGGGACCCGCGGAGTGGAACACCCCGATCTGGCGCCACGACCTCGAAAAAGGCCTCCGGATCGTCAGGCTCGGCCTGGAGACGCACCTCGTGACATCCCACTACCTGCTGCCGCTCGTCATCGATCGGCCCGGTGGGCTGCTCATCGAGGTGACGGACGGCACCACGGACTACAACGCGGCGCACTACCGCATCTCGGTCTTCTATGATCTGGTGAAGGTCGCGGTGAACCGGCTGGCCTTCTCGCAGGGGCACGAGCTGAAAGCCCACGGCGCCACTGCCGTGGCGATCACCCCGGGCTGGCTCCGCTCCGAGATGATGCTCGACAACTTCGGTGTGACCGAGGACACGTGGCGCGACGCGCCCGGACGGTCCGCGCCGCCCGCCTTCGCGCATTCCGAGTCGCCGCGCTTCGTCGGGCGCGCCGTCGCGGCGCTCGCCGCGGATCCCGACCGGGCGCGCTGGAATCAGCAGTCGGTCACGTCGGGCCAGCTCGCCGCCGCGTACGGCTTCACCGACGTCGACGGCTCCCAGCCGGACATCTGGCGGGGCATGGACTAG
- a CDS encoding VOC family protein, with translation MNTAKTQIQAYLFFDGRCDEAVEFYRRAVGAEVVGLMRYKDSPDPGMAPPGMSDKVMHGHIKIGGSDLMLSDGHAQGKPSFEGFALSLIVADETEADRFFGALSQDGKVQMPLTKTFFSPRFGMLTDRFGVMWMVYVPQ, from the coding sequence GTGAACACAGCCAAGACCCAGATCCAGGCATATCTCTTCTTCGACGGCCGCTGTGACGAGGCGGTCGAGTTCTACCGCCGCGCCGTCGGGGCGGAAGTGGTGGGGCTCATGCGCTACAAGGACAGCCCCGATCCGGGCATGGCGCCCCCGGGCATGTCGGACAAGGTCATGCACGGCCATATCAAGATCGGTGGCAGCGACCTCATGCTCTCGGACGGGCATGCGCAGGGCAAGCCGAGCTTCGAGGGGTTCGCCCTGTCGCTCATCGTGGCGGACGAGACCGAGGCCGACCGGTTCTTCGGCGCCCTCAGCCAGGACGGCAAGGTGCAGATGCCGCTGACCAAGACCTTCTTCTCGCCGCGCTTCGGGATGCTCACCGATCGCTTCGGCGTGATGTGGATGGTGTACGTACCCCAGTGA
- a CDS encoding ABC transporter substrate-binding protein, producing the protein MRRRRFLALAVGGALAGPLAARAQQAVKYRIGVLGNVPLSDPGGARLWGVFEQGLRDLGYEDGRNIVLEHRSSEGHYERLPALAAELVRLKVDVIVAPAVQNVLAAQQASPTTPIVMVSVGDPVGNQLVASLAHPGGNVTGTSFLASAIIGKQLELLKQLAPSATRQTVLLNPANPGHRLALEQAKVAARSLGTQLQSLEAHGPEDIERAFATIGRDHAGAVLVPWDGTFLVHLPKIVQLAAKARVPAMYGHRGYVDAGGLATYSPSAAAQMRSAASYVDRILRGAKPGDLPVEQPSKFEFIINLKTAKSLGLSLPSSLVGRADEVIQ; encoded by the coding sequence ATGCGCCGCCGGCGCTTCCTGGCCCTCGCCGTGGGTGGCGCGCTCGCGGGACCTCTCGCCGCTCGCGCGCAGCAGGCCGTGAAGTACCGGATCGGCGTGCTCGGCAATGTCCCGCTCAGCGATCCCGGCGGCGCCCGGCTCTGGGGCGTGTTCGAGCAGGGTCTGCGCGATCTCGGTTACGAGGACGGGCGGAACATCGTGCTCGAGCACCGCTCCTCGGAAGGCCACTACGAGCGGCTGCCCGCGTTGGCGGCGGAGCTGGTCCGGCTCAAGGTCGACGTCATCGTCGCCCCGGCGGTGCAGAACGTGCTGGCCGCCCAGCAGGCGAGCCCGACCACCCCGATCGTGATGGTCAGCGTGGGCGACCCCGTGGGGAACCAGCTCGTCGCGAGCCTCGCGCATCCCGGCGGGAACGTCACCGGCACCTCCTTCCTGGCCTCCGCGATCATCGGCAAGCAGCTCGAGCTGCTCAAGCAGCTCGCCCCGAGCGCCACGCGCCAGACCGTGCTGCTCAATCCCGCCAACCCGGGCCATCGGCTCGCGCTGGAGCAGGCGAAGGTGGCGGCGCGCTCGCTGGGTACACAGCTCCAGAGCCTCGAGGCCCACGGTCCGGAGGACATCGAGCGCGCGTTCGCGACCATCGGCCGGGATCACGCGGGGGCGGTGCTCGTCCCCTGGGATGGCACGTTCCTCGTCCATCTCCCCAAGATCGTCCAGCTCGCGGCAAAGGCCCGGGTGCCCGCGATGTACGGGCATCGCGGCTACGTCGACGCCGGCGGCCTCGCGACCTACAGCCCTTCCGCCGCCGCCCAGATGCGCAGCGCCGCCAGCTACGTGGACCGGATCCTCCGGGGCGCCAAGCCGGGCGATCTCCCCGTGGAGCAGCCGTCGAAGTTCGAGTTCATCATCAACCTCAAGACGGCAAAGTCCCTCGGGCTCTCGCTGCCGTCCTCGCTCGTAGGACGGGCCGACGAGGTCATCCAGTAG
- a CDS encoding D-aminoacylase, with protein MHDLIVRGGSVVDGTGAPARLLDVAVAKGRIVAVGRELGEAARVIDATGHVVAPGFIDIHTHSDYALPTNPRAESKIRQGVTTEVVGNCGYSVAPVPADRVAALRDYLAASGPWYDFRETSFARYVEEFPPTSVNVAFQVGHNTLRLIVAGMEPRPLRPDELTRMTRYLEEGLDAGAIGLSSGLFTPPGSFASAEEMRALGDVLRRHDAAYASHIRNEAGSVFDAVDEAIAVGERSGVHVQIGHLKVSGTENWGAAARLVERIEAARARGVRVDCDQYPYTTATNPLRNLLPPWIQEGGMEAMVARLGDKAVRTRVADEIAARGCGAFGRLPSWDAVRIALTVAHPEHAGRTIGEIATERGRDGLETLCDVLLADRGATRVVFESMAEDDVQTILGTPWVVIGSDGVAMAPYGPTAGGKPHPRYYGTFARVLGRYVRELKTLSLEAAVWKMTGGSAAALGLVDRGLVREGLAADLTVFDPATVGERGTYTDPHRYAAGIRTVVVNGAVVVDGAEHTGALPGRVLRRSARGLAA; from the coding sequence ATGCACGATCTGATCGTCCGGGGCGGGAGCGTCGTGGACGGCACCGGCGCCCCCGCCCGCCTGCTCGACGTCGCGGTGGCGAAGGGCCGCATCGTCGCCGTCGGCCGCGAGCTGGGGGAGGCCGCGCGCGTGATCGACGCCACCGGCCACGTGGTGGCGCCCGGCTTCATCGACATCCATACCCACTCGGACTATGCCCTCCCCACGAACCCGCGGGCAGAGAGCAAGATCCGCCAGGGCGTGACCACCGAAGTGGTCGGCAACTGCGGGTATTCGGTCGCGCCGGTGCCCGCCGATCGGGTGGCCGCGCTCCGTGACTACCTGGCCGCGAGCGGCCCCTGGTACGACTTCCGCGAGACGAGCTTCGCCCGCTACGTGGAGGAGTTTCCGCCCACGTCGGTGAACGTCGCCTTCCAGGTAGGCCATAACACGCTGCGCCTGATCGTGGCCGGCATGGAGCCACGGCCGCTGCGCCCCGACGAGCTGACGCGCATGACGCGCTATCTGGAGGAAGGCCTCGACGCGGGGGCCATCGGGCTCTCATCGGGCCTGTTCACCCCACCCGGGTCGTTCGCCTCGGCGGAGGAGATGCGGGCGCTCGGCGACGTGCTGCGCCGACACGACGCCGCCTATGCCTCCCACATCCGGAACGAGGCCGGCAGCGTGTTCGACGCGGTGGACGAGGCCATCGCGGTGGGCGAGCGCTCGGGCGTGCACGTGCAGATTGGCCATCTCAAGGTCTCGGGCACGGAGAACTGGGGCGCGGCCGCGCGCCTGGTGGAGCGCATCGAAGCCGCGCGGGCGCGCGGTGTCCGAGTGGACTGCGATCAGTACCCCTACACCACCGCCACCAATCCGCTGCGCAATCTCCTGCCCCCCTGGATCCAGGAGGGAGGCATGGAGGCCATGGTGGCGCGCCTGGGCGACAAGGCCGTGCGCACGCGCGTGGCCGACGAGATCGCGGCCCGTGGCTGCGGGGCATTCGGTCGGCTCCCGTCCTGGGACGCGGTCCGCATCGCGCTCACGGTGGCGCATCCGGAGCACGCGGGGCGCACCATCGGCGAGATCGCCACCGAGCGGGGCCGGGACGGGCTCGAAACCTTGTGCGACGTGCTCCTCGCCGACCGGGGCGCGACGCGCGTGGTCTTCGAGTCCATGGCCGAGGACGACGTGCAGACCATTCTTGGGACGCCCTGGGTCGTGATCGGCTCCGACGGGGTCGCGATGGCGCCCTACGGTCCCACCGCCGGCGGCAAGCCGCACCCCCGCTACTACGGCACCTTCGCGCGCGTGCTCGGCCGCTACGTGCGGGAGCTCAAGACCCTCTCGCTCGAAGCCGCGGTGTGGAAGATGACGGGCGGCAGCGCCGCCGCCCTCGGCCTGGTCGACCGCGGCCTCGTGCGCGAGGGCCTCGCCGCCGACCTCACCGTCTTCGATCCGGCCACCGTCGGCGAGCGCGGGACCTACACGGATCCTCATCGCTACGCGGCGGGTATCCGCACGGTGGTGGTGAACGGCGCCGTGGTCGTCGACGGCGCGGAGCACACCGGCGCGCTGCCCGGTCGAGTTCTGCGCCGCAGCGCGCGGGGGCTCGCCGCCTGA
- a CDS encoding NAD(P)/FAD-dependent oxidoreductase → MDSNAYDALVIGAGLSGMYQLHRLRDLGVRARVLEAGSGVGGTWYWNRYPGARFDSESWTYGYSFSDEILREWEWSEHFAPQPETLRYCDFVADKLDLRRDIEFGCRVKAAGYDEAANEWEIEAEDGRRWRTRFLITAVGPLSAPTMPTIPGVEDFRGEAYHTGRWPHEPVTFAGKRVGVIGTGATAVQAITEIAKTVGHLTVFQRTPNWCAPLHNSRITPEEQGRIKASYAEIFETCRNSFGCFIHQADPRHALEVSPEEREAFYEKLYAAPGFGIWMGNFRDVLINAEANATITEFVRRKIRARVTDPTLAEKLIPTNHGFGTRRVPLESGYYEVYNQPNVRLVDLRETPIERITPVGIKTTATEHALDMIIYATGFDAITGSFDRIDIRGRGGRRLRDKWAGGPRTYLGLQVEGFPNLFTLVGPHNAATFCNIPRCIEQNVEWVTALLRHMQAQGHTRVEPTTEAEEGWTQHVLDTGRRMLFTQVDSWMMGINSNVEGKNTRTFVVYAGGAPKYRERCDEVAAGGYTGFTFA, encoded by the coding sequence ATGGATTCCAACGCATACGACGCCCTCGTCATCGGCGCCGGGCTCTCCGGGATGTATCAGCTCCACCGTCTGCGCGACCTGGGCGTGCGCGCCCGCGTGCTCGAGGCGGGGAGCGGGGTCGGCGGCACGTGGTACTGGAACCGCTATCCCGGCGCGCGCTTCGACTCCGAGAGCTGGACCTACGGCTATTCTTTCTCCGACGAGATCCTGCGCGAGTGGGAATGGTCCGAGCACTTCGCGCCGCAGCCCGAGACCCTGCGCTACTGCGACTTCGTCGCGGACAAGCTCGACCTGCGCCGGGACATCGAGTTCGGCTGTCGCGTGAAGGCCGCCGGCTACGACGAGGCGGCGAACGAATGGGAGATCGAGGCCGAGGACGGCCGGCGCTGGCGGACCCGCTTCCTCATCACCGCGGTGGGACCGCTGTCGGCACCTACCATGCCCACCATCCCCGGCGTCGAGGACTTCCGAGGGGAGGCGTATCACACCGGGCGCTGGCCCCACGAGCCCGTGACCTTCGCGGGCAAGCGGGTGGGAGTGATCGGCACGGGCGCCACTGCGGTGCAGGCCATCACCGAGATCGCCAAGACCGTGGGCCATCTCACGGTGTTTCAGCGCACGCCGAACTGGTGCGCGCCGCTCCATAATAGCCGGATCACCCCGGAGGAGCAGGGGCGCATCAAGGCCAGCTACGCAGAGATCTTCGAGACCTGCCGGAACTCCTTCGGCTGCTTCATCCACCAGGCCGACCCGCGGCACGCGCTGGAGGTGAGCCCGGAGGAGCGCGAGGCCTTCTACGAGAAGCTCTACGCCGCGCCAGGCTTCGGCATCTGGATGGGCAACTTCCGCGACGTGCTGATCAACGCGGAGGCCAACGCGACCATCACCGAGTTCGTGCGCCGCAAGATCCGCGCGCGGGTCACGGACCCGACGCTCGCCGAAAAGCTCATCCCCACCAATCACGGGTTCGGCACGCGGCGGGTTCCCCTCGAGAGCGGCTACTACGAGGTGTACAACCAGCCGAACGTGCGGCTGGTCGATCTCCGCGAGACGCCCATCGAGCGCATCACCCCCGTCGGGATCAAGACCACGGCGACCGAGCACGCGCTGGACATGATCATCTATGCCACCGGCTTCGACGCCATCACCGGCTCGTTCGACCGCATCGACATCCGCGGCCGGGGCGGCCGGCGGCTGCGGGACAAGTGGGCCGGGGGGCCGCGGACCTATCTCGGGCTTCAGGTCGAGGGCTTCCCGAACCTCTTCACGCTGGTCGGGCCGCACAACGCCGCGACCTTCTGCAATATCCCGCGCTGCATCGAGCAGAACGTGGAGTGGGTGACCGCGCTGTTGCGCCACATGCAGGCGCAGGGCCACACCCGCGTGGAGCCGACGACCGAGGCGGAGGAGGGCTGGACCCAGCACGTGCTGGACACCGGGCGCCGCATGCTCTTCACCCAGGTCGACTCGTGGATGATGGGCATCAACTCCAATGTCGAGGGCAAGAACACGCGTACCTTCGTGGTCTATGCCGGGGGCGCGCCGAAGTACCGGGAGCGGTGCGACGAGGTTGCGGCCGGCGGCTACACGGGGTTCACCTTCGCCTAA